AGCTTTCGAAACCTCTTTTTATTATCCATCTGTCAAATTCTCAACTGTTTGTTTTTGCTAGTTGTCCTGGTTCTCTGGTCCTCCGCCTCCGCTAGCGAgcttttggtgctgttttgagtggtTGGCTGCCATGGGAAGAGCTCCATGCTGTGACAAATCCAGAGTGAAGAAAGGACCCTGGTCACCGGAAGAAGACACCACCCTCAAGAACTACCTCCACAAACATGGCACTGGTGGCAACTGGATTGCTCTACCGACCAAAGCAGGTAAAACCCATCCTCTATTTTTAACTGATCACTAGTTGTTTAGATCACAACAgtgatttcttaatttttaaccCATCCTTTTTTACCCTCTTCACGGAggttaattaaattttaattctaTGTTTTAAGGCCTCAATCGTTGCGGTAAGAGTTGTCGTTTGAGATGGCTAAACTATCTTAGGCCTGACATCAAGCGTGGAGGTTTTACTGAGGGAGAAGACAATGTTATTTGCACTCTCCATGGTACCATTGGAAGTAGGCAAGTCAATaatcatcatatatatatatatatttatatataaatcataatatatatgtacatatatgtatctTAGTTTAATTTTCGGATATATGACAAACAAAACCAATTACAAACTTTTTTATAGACGGCAAATTGTTCGTTTGGTGTCCCCAATTAtctttttggttaaattttttaaCGAGTTCCACTTGTGCATATTTCAATCtattttgtatgtatttgtGAACGTGTATATGTAATTTATGCTTTTGTGTTGTGGGATTTAGGTGGTCTATTATAGCTTCTCAACTTCCAGGAAGAACTGACAATGATATTAAAAACTATTGGAACACCAAGTTGAAGAAAAAACTCTTGGCAACAAACAACATGAATTTGGCTACTAGAGACACCGTTGATACCAACTTGTCACAGTTTTCGGATTCGATTCCGAAAACTGAAACCCTACAGGACCAGGGAGCACCATCTTGTTTTGATGGCACATTGCCATATCTAATGGATGTAAGCTCGGGGCAAAGTTTTGATCCCTGCACTcaaatttctccttcaaaccCTATGGAAGTTAATGGTTTTGAGACTAGAGAAGGCAAGAGTTTCAGCATTATTTCACCATCTCAAGAAGTTTCAAGCCTTCCAACTTCATCTGGTTTGGGTTTGGAGAACAATTACAGCATCTGGTCTGGCAATGAATGTGTCGATAATGTCAGTGGGGTTCTTATGGACTATGGATTTGAGCCTCCTAATGATGATCTTCTGGATGGCTTCGGTTATTAAGTTTCATTGACTAACACGAAAATAGTGGGATGCGACTATGTTATTTACTAGCTAAGGTTTTGGTTTTCTGTAAGGTAATTAAGACCAAATAATTTGGATGATGGAATTATGCACGAAGTTTATCGACTAATCACGTGCTGTTGTAGTCTTATTTTGTACTAATATGTTTGTGGAAATCTTGTGACATACATAGGATATGCAGCcagcaatattttgttttcttctgaCTAGTCGTAGTCACGATAGTTGCATTGTGCAGCTAGTCTAATTTAAAATTTGTGTTCGTTATTCAGGGTATCCGATATTCTAAATgttttaaccgttaaatcttaaattttatattttgaaacataaatttaaaaattaaaatatttagagTGTCGGATACGCCGGAGCACCTTAAAAGTCTCTAACATTAGCCAAGTCAAGGGGAAGAAATGTCTCCATCTGATTATTGACTAATTTACTATGCATTTCTCTCTCTGACGAAGTGGCCCTTGTAAACTTCGTACTCTCTGTGTACTTTTTCCTCTCCTTCCATGAAATTTCACGACTCTGATGAATTATTGATCTGTTTTCATTCAACTCTACCATCgtacttccttttctttttctctttttcttccataTTAAGTAACTTATTTGGTTCTCATAGTAAGCTggtctttctttgtttttttttattttttatacaagcaATTAATATTGGCGGAGTGAGGAATTTAATGTAAAATGTCGATATGCTCTTAACCACTTGAACTCAACACAATACATTGGCGCCAAATGAgcgaaaaaaaatgaataaaaaagcTTAACTATGTACTTAAAAAAACCAAGAATTTCAAAGAATAGCGTAGGAACCAGCAAAGGTAACGCCTAACCAGCTACCTAGCAAATGGTGCTGTCATGGAACCTGCATTTGTGGAATCTGTATATCTGGAAATCACTCTAGGTGAACTATGGTATGGTGCAATCAGACACGAGTTTCTTCAGTTGAATTTTCTCATAGAACAACGCGTGTTTCTGACATGCGATGGTGACACATTGACATTGCGGTTAGTACTTCTCCGCAAGTACTAAGATTAAGAACATTGTGATAGAGTGTTGCATTTGCATTGCAGGCAGAGAGCATTCTTGCAGAAGCAAAAATTTTGGGTCGTTACTGGGATTTATTGTCAGGGAGGGTCGACACAGTGAGCGTTTTCGTCGCTCTGCGGTACTTCAACGACCGCATCGACTGCTGGTTGTTTTGTTGACTTCGAATAACATACTAAATTAGCTGATTTCGAATGATCCCCTGTTCATTTCATATGAATTTCACTTGGTATTTTCTATGTGCCGAAAGCAGTAGtaatcaaaaccaaaccaaaatgaGTATAAATTTGAATACACCGGCAAAGTGAAAATTCCGAGTTCGCTGATGATCTTAAGCGAAAATAACAAGCCGAAGTGCAGAAATTATCCTAAGGCGTAGTAGTTTATAGGACAATGGTCTAAAAGACAAGCTCATGAGGTTTCATCCCAGCCTTGAGAGAGAATCTTGCCGCCAAGTACGTCTTCAAGTCAGGGACAGCCTCAATGGACTTTATCAATGAAGCATCCACACTCTTCTGATCGTCTTTCTTTCCTTGCGGGAGCACATTCTTCTCCTACAGTTTGTTGTTCGGgaaatattaattagtagtGAGACAACGAAAAGTTTCCACCAGAAGCTTTGGCACAGTGAATGTAATTCTCCAATAACTGACATACTTGCCATTAACATGTAGAAGAAGAGATCAAGCTAGTAGAAAGAGATGGATAGGTACAATTAAGAGGGCAACAAAAAAGGATCAGAAAATCTGTATAAGAAAAATACCAGCAAAATCGGAAGACAATGATCACATTTTGCCACATTGAACTTTGAAAGTCCAGGCAGACAGTGCCAACAACGAAAGAGAAGAGAATCACGAGAACAATAAAGTTTTAGCTCAAAAGTATATGTAAATGAAAAGGACAATAATTCTAACCTCTTTCTCGGCCTCAAAAAATTCGCcctctcccttcttcttcttcttttcaacTTCCTTAGCAAAGTATTTATCATCGAACTTTTCAACGTTCAACCCAGAAATGTCAACCTTGGTAGAAGTGGCAATCACGTAAGACTGATTAACACGTCTCAAAGGCACACCATTAATTTTAAACGGACCTGCAATGGCGTCAATACCAGCAATAAAGTTAGAATGGCAATCAACAAGTTTTTTCCAAGAAGCTGGCAACGGAAAACCCACGTCTATGAAAGTTGAAGGCATAAAAGCTAATTCATAAATTCTAACTATATCTATATGTCCTCATAACAATCACGATTAAAATAATGCAAGGAACATAGATCATATCCTCAAGAAAAAAACGTCTGCATAAATTAGAGAAGGTAAGAATGTAGATTACTAGATGACACTTCACAAGTTGATACACTATCTATGCTGTTACAGAAGTGAAACTCCCGCAATGTCTGTACCTCTCTCTTTCCACCAAATGTTACTCTTTCATGTCATCAATCATTGCTTCACAAGATCAATTTCATCCTTCCATACACTTTCGGAAGAAAAATATTAGCATTAGAGTACTCACTCACTAACCCTATGTGAATATACCGCACTCAAAGCAAACCCCACCTTGAAAATTATCCCATCCAACAGGAGGGGAGCAATCCCATTTTTGcaataacttaaaacaaaatgagCCTTCCATTTTTGCACCAAATTCTACTTGCGCCGCTACGAAACAAGGTTATCGGCGTTTGGCGGGAGTTCACGACGAAAGTTCTTAGGTAATTATAAGCCCAAACTAAACATTATTAACTTATCCCGGTAACATGAAAATTTTAACATTAATGCGAAATTCGAGACAATTCagctaaaacaaaaaaaaaaattcaaatctcaCCAGTAACAAGCAGGAGCCCAGAAGAAAGCTGCTTAAGAAAAACAACTCTCTTTCCCTTAAACCTTCCAGCCAATATAATCAGCACCGTCCCTGGTGTAATACTAGCCCTGCATCCAAGTTCCAACCAACCAAATAAaacaatcaaaatttaatttattaagaACCCATTTTCTAGTTTCTAATTTCAACAATTATCTAAAAATTATTAGAAACCCAATGATTCTAATttgaaaaatgattaaaatttGAGAGAGTAGATAAAAAGAGAACCTGAGCTTGGTGGGCTTGGGTTTGCGTTTGTTGACGAGAGGTTTCTTGACGTCGTCGGCGGGGTAGAATTTGGGCGGCTTCTCAGGCTGGGTCTCCGCCGCCGGCTTCACGTCGTGGCGAGGGAAAACGCCGCCGTTTTTGGCCTTGATAGCCCAAAGACCACGCTTGTGGTACATTTTGGACCTCGAGAACTTACCCACCCCGCGAACGAGATCTGGGTTTCGGGTCTTTCTCGGGTTCCTTGCTTTTGCCGCCATTGCTGAGTTGACACAGTCTCTCTACGGGTTGAGATTTGCAGAGAGTGACGACAGAGGAAGAGCAGGCGGGGGTTGATGTAAAACCCTAActggggttttggtttttgtttttggtcttGGGCTTTGTATCATTCGGAAATATTTTAAGGGAATGGatctattttttataaaaaaaatgattagtTGTAGGGTTTACACCACATCGAATTTTAACCATCCGAAtcgtttatttttcaagttgcaccacatagatcatccttgcaaaatattagctaaatcggaaatgtttagaccatctctaaccgagggttggccagagggctcgttttagccctctggccctccaagattccccaagatattaatattttaatgaacagtacagggccatattggcctctgtctccaaccgagggccagagggctcgttttagtccTGTcataaaaaaccatctccaaccgagggccatagggccaaacataatttattatttaaaaactacaatttaaattcaaatctaacggctaagtgacgtcaacatgatgtcagctagccgttggtagctgacatcatgctgacgtcagctagccgttggatttgaatttttttttgctataaataggatggatattgggctataattcacacaactttaaattcaatctatttcaattcaatctctttcaattcaagtttgcaatgaattccaactttggatcttcatccaattccaattgggggtcctcatccaattccaaattggaagcaaaatgggcgcaaataagacgagaagatgaggagtctgatgaagaagttcaagtaaggcgcaacaaacaaaacatggcagcagccatggctgcggccatggtgtgtcagccaactgagaaacaacctcaatggggtggctctgttgctggtcgctcttacaaaccacgaaacagagcgatggcgcatgccaatctgatgaacaactacttcaaccccaactcgatatacacagaagaggatttcagacgtcgcttccggatgaggcgtcatgtcttcgagcgtttacttcgtgatgtccagcaggtcaatccatactttcgacaGAAGTGGGACAGAGCAGGCCGTcctggtttctcacctcatcagaaggttactgttgcactCCGAATGATGGCATATGGCTCCTCAGCTGATTCGATTgatgaaacccatggtatgtctgagtctacatgccttaatactcttgaagaattttgtaacacaattgttcaggtttacaaagacgagtacctccgagagccaaatcaagaagatctgaatcggctccttcacaaagctgaagaccgtgggtttccgggcatgatagggtcattagactgcatgcattgggattggaagaactgtccca
Above is a window of Malus sylvestris chromosome 15, drMalSylv7.2, whole genome shotgun sequence DNA encoding:
- the LOC126602179 gene encoding transcription factor MYB36-like, whose product is MGRAPCCDKSRVKKGPWSPEEDTTLKNYLHKHGTGGNWIALPTKAGLNRCGKSCRLRWLNYLRPDIKRGGFTEGEDNVICTLHGTIGSRWSIIASQLPGRTDNDIKNYWNTKLKKKLLATNNMNLATRDTVDTNLSQFSDSIPKTETLQDQGAPSCFDGTLPYLMDVSSGQSFDPCTQISPSNPMEVNGFETREGKSFSIISPSQEVSSLPTSSGLGLENNYSIWSGNECVDNVSGVLMDYGFEPPNDDLLDGFGY
- the LOC126602180 gene encoding 60S ribosomal protein L6-like isoform X1, translating into MAAKARNPRKTRNPDLVRGVGKFSRSKMYHKRGLWAIKAKNGGVFPRHDVKPAAETQPEKPPKFYPADDVKKPLVNKRKPKPTKLRASITPGTVLIILAGRFKGKRVVFLKQLSSGLLLVTGPFKINGVPLRRVNQSYVIATSTKVDISGLNVEKFDDKYFAKEVEKKKKKGEGEFFEAEKELDLFFYMLMASMSVIGELHSLCQSFWWKLFVVSLLINISRTTNCRRRMCSRKERKTIRRVWMLH
- the LOC126602180 gene encoding 60S ribosomal protein L6-like isoform X2, with product MAAKARNPRKTRNPDLVRGVGKFSRSKMYHKRGLWAIKAKNGGVFPRHDVKPAAETQPEKPPKFYPADDVKKPLVNKRKPKPTKLRASITPGTVLIILAGRFKGKRVVFLKQLSSGLLLVTGPFKINGVPLRRVNQSYVIATSTKVDISGLNVEKFDDKYFAKEVEKKKKKGEGEFFEAEKEEKNVLPQGKKDDQKSVDASLIKSIEAVPDLKTYLAARFSLKAGMKPHELVF